GATTCACAACGAATAATTTTGCTTACTTCGACAATATGAATTTTATCGGCGGTAGATAGAACGATTTTCTGGGTTTCAGATTCTGCGGCATGGATATTATCAAGCAAAACACGGATGTTTTTATTTATCTGGTTTCCTGATTTTTTAAGTTCAACTTTTTTCACGGCATTTACCAGTTCATCCGGGTCAATGGGTTTTAAAAGGTAATCGAGTGCGCTGTATTTTATGGCTTTTATGGCATAATGGTCGAAAGCTGTTGTAAAAACAATCTCAAAATCAATTTTTTCGATATGTTCCAACAATCTGAATCCACTTCCATCAGGCATTTGGATATCAAGAAATAACATATCGGTCTTATTGGAACGAATAGCATCGAGTCCCGATTTGAATCCATCCGCTTCCGCAACCACTTCCACATTTCTACAAAACCGGTTTAGCAAACCTCTTAGTGTTTCTCTTGATTTCTTTTCATCTTCAATGATAATGGCTCGGATCATAATAATTACGTTCTTGGGTGATTTAAATTAAAGCTCTTCAAATATCATCCGTATCTCAACTCTTGTTCCTGTTGCATTTCCATTGTTGTCGCTGAGATCGATAACCTTCACGGAATATTTATCCTTGTGTTGTTTGTTCAGCAGATCCAGTCTTTCCTGAGTGATCATCATGCCCCGGGATTGCCTTTTTATTCCTGACAATTCTTTGATTCTCCGTGCTTCTTCCCGTCCGATGCCATTATCCTCAATGATGCAGAAAACAGTATCTTCCTCCAGTTTCATTTCCAAACGGATCATACCTGGATTCTGGCTATTTATAAGACCATGCAATATAGCGTTTTCAACGTATGGTTGCAGGATCATGGGAGGGATGGCCAAAAATTCCTCATCTATTAACGGATCAAGCTGAATATCATAATCAAATTTGTTATCAAACCTGAGACGTTCGATATCCATGAAATATGTCAGTGCTTTTATCTCATCTCTGATTGGGACGGCTGATTCGCGTGAATTATATAAAATAAGCCTCATGAGCTGTGAAAACTTTGAAAGATAATGGATAGCTTTATCGGTATCGCTGGCAATGACAAAACTCTGGATCGCGTTCAATGAGTTGAATATGAAGTGAGGGTTCATTTGCAGCCTGAGTGCTTTTTGCTCAATGTCGAAAAGTTGTTTTTCAATGTAAAGTACCTTTTTCTCTACCTCATGCCTTTTCCTGATTGTTTTTATTCTTCTGTATACCAGGAACCAGGCAAGGAAAACCACAAACAAGCTGAATAATATCCTGAATATCCAGGTGGAATACCAGGGGGGGTGTATTATGATTGAAAAACTTAGTCCTTCATGGTTCCAAACACCGTCGTTATTTGAGGCTATTACTTTGAATTTGTATGTTCCGGGGGCAATGTTTGCGTATTCGGCAATTCTGCGGTCAGCATCTCTGTGAATCCAGTCCACATCATAATTTTCAAGTTTGAACTGATATTTATTTTTAGAAGGGTTGGAATAATCAAGTGCTGAAAATTCAAATGAGAAAAAATTATCCCTGTAATTCAGGATCAGTGTATCTTGATCCTCAATACTGTATGGTTGTATTTCATTGAATATCTTGAAGGTGCTGATTATCACTTCAGGAGGAGTATCATTGTGTCCGATTTCTTCAGGGTAGAAGGAATTAAAACCATTCATACCACCAAAGAACATTTCCCCATCATCAGCCTTTAAATATGCAGGAGAATTAAATTCGTTGCTTTGCAAGCCATCTTTTATATCGTAATTAATAAATATGGTATCATCAGGGTTGAATTTGGATAAACCCCAGTTTGTGGAAAGCCAAAGATTTCCTTGTTCATCTTCAAGGGAACAGTAAACCACATTGTTGGGGAGTCCGTCCAATTCCGTAAATGCATAAAAGCTTTGTTTCTCCCGGTCGAAACTGTTCAGTCCCCCACCCATTGTTCCGACCCAATAGCGGTTCCGGTTGTCCTGATATACCGAGAAAACTTTATCGGAACTAATGCTGTTCGGATCATTCGATGAATACATATATCTTTTAAAAGTTCCGTTTTCTGGCAGATAGAGGTTTAACCCTCCATTGGTACTGATCCAGATATTCCCGGCATGGTCTTCATAGATTTGCCAGATACGGTTGGCACTCAGGCTGGAATTATCTTTGGGATCATTTTGATGGTTGGTAAAGAGGCGGGTTTCAGGATCCAGGATGCTTAGTCCGTTATTGGTCCCAATCCAGATTTTATGATCTGACGATTCCATCAGGTACAATATACCATCGCTGATAAGAGAGTTATTTTGTTCAGGAATATTGTGATAGTGATAAAAAATCCTTTTTTCGGGGTTATAGTGGAACAGTCCGTGGTTTTCGCTTCCGATCCAAAAATTGCCTTTATGGTCCTTGACGATAATCCTGGTTTTTTCCCTTGCGAGGTCATAAACATTATCAAACTCATGGTGTAATAATTCGTATTTTCCGGTTGTCCGGTCGAGGATATTTATACCCTGAG
The sequence above is drawn from the Bacteroidota bacterium genome and encodes:
- a CDS encoding LytTR family DNA-binding domain-containing protein, yielding MIRAIIIEDEKKSRETLRGLLNRFCRNVEVVAEADGFKSGLDAIRSNKTDMLFLDIQMPDGSGFRLLEHIEKIDFEIVFTTAFDHYAIKAIKYSALDYLLKPIDPDELVNAVKKVELKKSGNQINKNIRVLLDNIHAAESETQKIVLSTADKIHIVEVSKIIRCESDNYYTLFFLNDGKKILVSKTLKENEELLSSHNFIRPHKSHLINIRYIKSFVRDEGGYIMMEDGSQVPVSRRKREKILEIIANIS
- a CDS encoding histidine kinase yields the protein MKFRYNIIKFYLIGVFMIFALQTRLLGQKTENIRFDRISTENIRYEKGLSQNLVFAIMQDHMGFMWFGTWDGLNRYDGYSFKIYNKLNGLSNTTVRSLLEDNKSNLWIGTEDGVNILDLTTGRLIHMLHEPGNINTLSNNYINHIYRDRDGYFWFCTAKGLNQYNHLNHSFIHYYFYSEEADSIRSNWINKIIQDQSGNMWIGTRQGLFCYQVDQKTFLPYFSENNGNSISDNLVNDILQTRDGYIWVATRNGLSRLNPQSGNITSFRHDYLDPASLSNNNVTCLFQDSHDQLWVGTRDKLNLFDPLTGTFTTYGHTNKSTSLSNDDIYSIYEDRSGNIWVGTFKGVNMYNRNSSKFNLYARSSDEPNTLSNNIIYSIYKDDDGKIWIATAQGINILDRTTGKYELLHHEFDNVYDLAREKTRIIVKDHKGNFWIGSENHGLFHYNPEKRIFYHYHNIPEQNNSLISDGILYLMESSDHKIWIGTNNGLSILDPETRLFTNHQNDPKDNSSLSANRIWQIYEDHAGNIWISTNGGLNLYLPENGTFKRYMYSSNDPNSISSDKVFSVYQDNRNRYWVGTMGGGLNSFDREKQSFYAFTELDGLPNNVVYCSLEDEQGNLWLSTNWGLSKFNPDDTIFINYDIKDGLQSNEFNSPAYLKADDGEMFFGGMNGFNSFYPEEIGHNDTPPEVIISTFKIFNEIQPYSIEDQDTLILNYRDNFFSFEFSALDYSNPSKNKYQFKLENYDVDWIHRDADRRIAEYANIAPGTYKFKVIASNNDGVWNHEGLSFSIIIHPPWYSTWIFRILFSLFVVFLAWFLVYRRIKTIRKRHEVEKKVLYIEKQLFDIEQKALRLQMNPHFIFNSLNAIQSFVIASDTDKAIHYLSKFSQLMRLILYNSRESAVPIRDEIKALTYFMDIERLRFDNKFDYDIQLDPLIDEEFLAIPPMILQPYVENAILHGLINSQNPGMIRLEMKLEEDTVFCIIEDNGIGREEARRIKELSGIKRQSRGMMITQERLDLLNKQHKDKYSVKVIDLSDNNGNATGTRVEIRMIFEEL